actccaccgaggttagtgtTGATACTTACTGGCTACCGGTGTGGTATACTCATGTTACGCTTCTGTGtagttttgtgcagatccaggtacttcggagttGGTTGTTTACTAGCTAGTTGTTCGGGTTTGTTGTGGAGACTCGAGGTAAATTTGCCTTTGCGTTCGCAgtcctcggagtcaccttctaaaaTTTTATCTTGTACTGTTTTATTTCTCATCCGGAATAGTTGTATTTggggattttctagcaaactcagtagagcttatgacttgtactaccagttttgggattgttggttTTGTATAGAAAACTCCTACTTTGTAATTAATAGTTGTTGGTTAAATTTTGCCattaatttagtaagtgttaggcttacctaggcCCTGTGACTAGGTGCCAACATGATATCcaacggagggaaattggggtcgtgacagaggaTTATTCCAGGCTTGGTCACTTGGAGGTCCCAAAAAAGAATGCGCCATCGGGAACAGGCCGAGCTCAAGTCCGAAGGTGGTTAGGCAGTTCTCTGCTCTGAGTGTGGACCCCGACCTTAAAAGAACGATCGTGCTTACTATCCCGGCAGACACCAGGATGCTGTCCGCTCCGGTAGGTGTGGCCAACTATCTTTACTTCTAGTAACCGAAGAGGACCAGGAGAAGATGAACAAAGTAGGAACATCGAGCCTCTTCAGCGAGGCACAACAGGCACTGAACCGGGTAGTTTCCTATCCCTAGTGCCCTTTGCGAATCTTGCTTAGTTTCAACATGCTCTAACGAACTTATCGTTTTGTTTTTCAGGCTTCGATGCTCCACCATGAAAGCTTCCTTCGCCTCGAAAGGAAGTCAGCCAtctcgagttcgagttcgagttcaaaGAGCAGGTCCGGAAGAAGGACATGTATAGGGTTCTTAGTGAACAAAAAGACGAGGCCCTCAAGGATCTCCCAATTCTCCGAGCTGAGCTGGAAAAAGCACATGAGGAGGCCTTGTCCGTAAAATGACAACATGCCAAACTGGTCGAGAAGTTAAGGATGTTTGAGGCTAAAAATGAGAGGTTACACGTAGTGACTAACGACACAACCTTGCTGGTCCAAGAGAAAATAGACTTGATTGACCAGCTCCGGGCCGAGATGAACGAGGTCAAGACTAAGACTAAGGCACTGAGGGGTAGGATGGACCTGCTAGCTTCGAAAAAGAAGGCTACAAAAGAGGAGCTAGCATCGGTCAAGGACCAGCTCCGGGTGGCAAATAACAAGGCTGACAAGTTGTCTCGGCTTAACGATGAACTCCGGGCACAACTGCGTTCAGCCATCTCAGAACGGGATGATCTTGGCCGGGAATACAGTGCGCTAAAGTTCAAATTAGAGGCAACCTCGATTAATTCCTCCGAGGTTGAGTATAAAATCGATGTAGAGATAGCCAAGGCCCGTTTAAGAACGAAGACCAAGTATGTAAAGCGATTGTCCCCGAGGAAGACCGTCGAGGAGATTCAAGCCCAGGATTTTGATCTATCGGCCAAGATTGAAGAGGCCATGAGGCTTGAGGCCGAGGTAAAAGAACTTTATGAGCCCGAAGTGCTCGATGGTTCCGATGATTCCGGTGCCGAGTCGAGCTCCGGTGAAGATCAGGCGGAGATGCCTTAGCCCtttttttgtttcatttttgtacattttatttttttttattttgaggccgttttattgtgcctgtcatgacccaaaatccattataggttgtgatggcacccaacatcgcCGTTAGGCAATCCAATGGTGAtttaccaacttaattatttattttttaatttttaaatcatAAGTTTTATTAGTAAAGAATTCCATGCATTTAAAAATCATGAATACTTAaaatattagtaagatataaaataaaagatgacaaTATCAAATCGAACCATAAACAGCCATTAGGATATCCTAAaacccggtgttacaagtgcatgatcATCTGCTAaggagtgcaataataatacaatatttgtctAGAATATGAAATagataggataaagtaaataaacaagATGGAGACTCTGAGGGCTGCAATGTGTAGCATGGAatacagctcaccataaagtcccctcagcagctgcgcctatgcgccaagatgaccatCAAGGAACCTGCCAGACCccgcacatttagtgcagaagtgtagcatgagtacgtaaatcaacgcgtacccagtaagtatctagcctaatcccggagaagtagtgatgaggggtcgacatcgacacttactagtggtccaataaataaaatGCAGGGATCATAAATAGGCATGAGATATAACATGATCAGCAGAAAAAGGAACAATAGATAACAAAATCCTTTAACAAATATTATCAGTTAAAGTGCCCCCAAAGGCCACATGCTATCTCAACAAATAGGAACCGTCAATTAAATATCCGATCTTAGGTCATAAAGAGAATATTATGTCATAGCAATTTTACGCACGAATTACGCCGAGGTTGTTCGGCCTAATCCATATAGTCATTTACATacactgccgaggtcgtacgacccgatccatggatgcatcccaatatatatataaatatcgcCGAGGCATTCGTCCCGATCCACAGGAATAGTGAAACTCTTCGGATTTGAGAATTATGTATTTACAACTTCAAGGTAAGcccataaaagaatataaattcTCATCAATGATTAACAGTCTGCCAAATCTCTAGATAATGAAGCTCAATTTAACATAATCTTTTAGCCAGATTCTTACTTATTAATTCAAGCAATTTAAGATAGTagattaagttcaaatagtgcaagtaaTAGCATAATAAGGCCTTTGTCTACCCGGATAAAACATGAacctagctacgtacggactctcgtcacctcgagcGTATGCACCCCCCAcagcaagtagcacatatcaaatacatcacctagggggtagtttccccctcatagGGTTAGACAGGAGATTGCCTCGCTCAGAACTTCCAATAActggctccaatgcctctctaactcctcaattcaaagtcaaacgatccgaaactagtcaaacaacaagcaaaccaataaaaaatatactccaaaactcataattaattaatttataataattcccaactctgctcgaaaactcaacaaaatcaaccctcgggcccacgtgcccggattccaaacattttggaagataaactttacccataatgtcacgaactcaaatatatgatttattccaaatttcatgtccaattttgtggtctaaatccaaaaataccaattctaggtcTTATACCCAAAACCTCACATTTTCCACTCAAATACTTGAATTAACAAGCCTAAGTtcgtgtatttaactcacaacatggagtaatcacttacctcatgattgatgatgaaaatggcactccaaaatcgctccaaagtTGGCTCCAATGGAGAAATTAactgaaaatgagccaaacccccgtTTTAATACAACACTACCCAGTCtgaccttcttcgcgaacacggccttaccctcgcgttcgcgaagagcatccTGCTCCAGCTCCAAAACTCCCCTTCGCGTACGTGATACAGAGGTCGTGAACAAAATGCTTCACCAGGCCACCTCTTCACGGAATCGACCACTCCAACACGGCCACTCTAACGCGAACATGAAACCCAAGTTTGTAGGCCCCGCCCTTTtcccctacgcgaatgcgatctCCTGTGCGAATGCGGCGCACATCCGCCACACCTTCACGAACGTGGGAACCAACGCGAACGCGATAAACAAAATTCCTACAGCTCAAATCCTTTTTCGCAAACGTGAGCAAACCTACGCGTTCGCAatgaacaacaccagaaccagcatcaGCATCAGCAAAACATGGAGGAAATGATCCACAAAATACCCCGAAACTTACCTTACGCTCCCGGCACCCAGTCCAATCATaacaaccagtcccaaaacatgacaAAAACTTgaccgaggcctcaaatcacaacaaacaacatccaaactatgaatcgacgatcaagaTCCTTCTTTCAACTTTTAAACTTTgctgaacgcgtccgaatcatacttaaaaattttggaatgatgccaaactttgcgtacaagtcacaaatcacaatacaaacctattccatgctcagaatcccaaatggaAATTTATAAagccaaagtccacttcaaatcaaacttaggaaattctaaaatcttcaaaatgccaactttctaccataagcgtcgaaatgcttccggaccacccgatactcaacccgaacatattcccaagtcccaaatcattatacgaacctattaaaaccttcaaattccattTCCGAggccatttactcaaaagtcagatcttggtcaactcttccaacttaaagcttccgaatcaactccgaactttccgaaattcgattaggaccacacatacaagtcataaaacataaagtgaagctactcaaggcctgaGGACAcagaacgacgtgctagagctcaaaacgaccgatcggttCATTATAGTGTCTTTGTAAATATTgtttttgaaatatatatatatatatatatataacctttCCTTTAGCAACACCGTGTTTTTTACTTTTCAGCACCTATTTGCAATTTTTTATTTGTGGATCATCcttaatgccttagcatagaatcagaCATAATCTGGAGCATTCGTTCTTTGGAAGCCCGAATGAGGCCCGATTTCGATGATAACTCTGGATTGTTCGTGGCTtcgaaattttgataaaaatcgaaggCCTTTAAGACACTTAAGTGTTTCAGTCATATAAGATGGTGTTTTGGTGAGGGTAAATCTTTAATAGGTTTTAATTATGCGTAAGGGCCTTACTTTCTGAGTGCGGACTTCGGACTTCTCCAAGCCGTTTTAGGTTGGATGTAGCTTTTTATGTTAGGGCCCTACCTAATAGGCTCAGTGCCTCCGAGATTTGATAGCCCGTGCCATCCGATTTTTATCGGACGACAGCCTCGAGTCAtggtagcccgtgggctttagGATTTAGGATCCGTTGTGAAGCATCGATGGAGCGAAATGCGTAGTGATAAAGTATAAAGAAAATAAGGATTTCTTTCATTGTTTTGTATGTAGAGTACATAATCGGAGGCTCATAAGCCTTGTGTAGTGGCTAGAGTGGGATACATAGGTACAAttcgtttgacccttacaatgaatcTAACCAAGCCGTGGCTTTAAATATTAAGTGATTGCACTTTCTAAAGATCCAAGATCCTGACCTAGGGGTAATGGCCCCCAGTCTTTGAGGCCGAACTTGTGAGGGCTCGAATGCTATTAGTTCGGTGCAAATGATCAACAACTCCAATTTTAGGTCGGCCTTCGAAACTAAGGTAGCACATTTTACTGTTACCTCGTTAAAAACTTTTCCGAAAAACCCACTTCGGGAAAAAActtgttcaagggaaaaagagtacaacacgtgctttcagacctaatagtcacatttGCCCCCGATTGAATACCTGCATAAGCTAGTCCGTAATATAACGAAGTTAAAAAAAAGGAGCTAAGCTAGTACCTTAGCAATGGTACCACTTtaagtgtgccacgttccagttgttcggtagttgtacaCCATTTCCCGACTCGAGTTTATATGTGCCTTTCCTGATTATTCTAATAACtctatacggtccttcccagtttggttcCAGTTTCCCGTCATTTGGGTTCCTGGTGTGTAGTGTTACTTTTatcaacaccaagtccccgacttgaAAATGTCGAAGGTTAGCTCTCTAGTTGTAGTACCTCCCTACTCGTTGCTTTTAGGCGGCTAACCGGACCAGGGCGACTTCCCGCCTTTCATCCTATAATTCCAGGCTCGTGGTCCTGGCCTCCCCATTTGACATTTCGATAGCATACTCAAACTTGAGGCTCGGTTCCCCTACCTCGACCAGGATTAAGGCTTCCGCTCTTACACTAGAGAAAATAGGGTCTCTCTAGTACTTGACTTCGAAGTCATTCGGTATGCCCACAAAACTTCGCGGAAGATTTCCTTTCATTACTCTGAATCGGTCAATCGCTTTTTCAagttttggagtatagttttgttcatcaattcttctTTCCTGTTGCCACTAGTGTGGTAAGGCATTTATAATATCTTTTTAgttttgtggtcttcgaaaaaCTTACTTAGATTGCTGCCgacgaattattttccattgtcgcaAACGATCTCAGCCGGTATCCTAAATTgacatattatgtgatcccagatgaagtcgatgACCTCTTTCTCCCGGACCTTCTCGAATGCCTGAAACTCAACCCATTTAGGCTAGTTATTTCTCCAAAATCATAGATGTGCTTGACGCACATGGAAACTGCTTTTTCAATGATATCAAAGCATTTTTATCTCACATATTGGTTTATGATATCAAGAATAGTGGTATATTCACATCTCAATAGGAGGACAAGGGGATATGGAAAAGAATCATAGAGAGTCATTTATTCTAAAAGATGGTTGGGAATCGATAAGTAATCAAACTTCCACATTTTCACCTAATTCAATAATGTGAGTGGCCGTAGTAACGAGTAGATACTTATGTATGAGCATAATCTATATTCTGGTTAAATACATTATGAGATATTTTTCATACTTTCCGCATTCATTGGTCATGAGTAATATGTATTGGGCTTTGCtgggtgcccatggcaggggatCAATGATGCCCATCCCCCATTTTCATAAACGACCATGGCGACAGGACCGGGTAAGCATCTCTCCCGGTTGATAAATTATTGGGGCGTATCTTTGACACTCGTTACATTATCGTACGAagtatttttacatttttctACATTTCATTCTAGTAGTAATCGACTCTAGTTAACTTCCGAACTAGGGATTCGTCCCCCGAGTGGTTTCTGCAAGTGCCCTCATGGACCTCTCTCATGGCATATTCGGTCTCCCCCAGGCCCAAGCACCTAGCTAGTAGGCCAAAGATGAATATTCTGAACAATTTCCCCTCGACCAAGTTCAACGTGGCAGCTTTGGTGCGCAGAGCTTTCGATTCCTTGGGATCCGATGGCAGTTTTACTATCTTCAGGTAGTCTATGCATTTTTCCTATAATCACTGCtcaaacttgttgagtttacctCGATTTGACCTACTTCTACCACCGAGTTCATCAACTGTACCACTGCCCCCGAATCGAATTCATCCTAGACGACAAACGACCCCAAATTGGCcagtgcatcggcctcattattttgatcccgaggtacgtgctgcagagtccactccttgaattGATGAAGGGTCACTtgcaatttgtccaagtacctttgcatccattcctcttttacttcgaatgttccgttgacttgatttacgaCAAGGAGGGAGttacatttggcttcgatcacttcgACCCTGAGGCTCTTAGCcagttctagacctgcaatcatagcttaatactcggcttcattattagtcaattttatagttctaaTGGATTTTCTAATTACGTTTCATGTAGGTGGTTTAAATACGATTCCTAGCCCAGACCCTTTCGCGTTGGAGGCATTATTTGTGAATAGGGTCTAGATCCCCGATCTAGTCCCTTAAGAAAGCAGCAGTTCCCTTTCGACATCGGGCATCAAGGCCGGTGTAATGTCGGGCATAAAGTCcgccaaaatctgagattttatggcAATCCGGGGTTTGTACTTGATATCGTACTCGCTAATCTCTATGGCCTATTTGGCCAGCCGGCCAGAGATCTCGGGCTTATGCATGAAATTCCTCAGTAGGTAGGAGgccacgacacatatggggtggcattaaaAGTACAATTTTAATCTTCTAGAAGCACTTAATAatgcaagtgctaatttttctaggtggggaAACCTTGTTTTGGCATCAcctagggttctactaacataataaataggaaattttgTACCTTCATCCTCCCACACCAGGACACCACTTATTGCCACTTCAGAAACCACCAGGTAGAGGAATATttgttcgtctgccttcggagtgtgTAGCAAGgggggctcgataggtatcgcttgagttcttccaaagcttgttggcatttcGGAGTCCaagtgaaattgttcttctttttcaatagtgagaagacCCAATGTCTCTTATCTGACCatctcgagatgaatcggcccAATGTGACTATCTGCCCGATCATTTTTTGTACTACCTTAACGTTGTCGACTATGGTGATATAttctatggcctttattttgtcggggttaatctctatccCCCGATTAGATACTATTAATtcgagaaacttgcccgagctgaCCCCAAATGCGCACTTCTCtgggtttagcttcatattgtacttcctcaatatgtcgaaggtttcctgcaaatgtttcaaatggtcctcttctcgtagggacttgaccaacatattgttaatataaacttccattgattttcctatttgttcttcgaacatccggttgaCTAGGCATTGGTATGTGGCACTGGCATTCTTTAATCCGAGCAGCATTACGTTATAGCATTAGGTGCCGAACTTGGTTATGAAAGAAATCTTCTGTTGATCATCTAGGTCTATCTGAATTTGGTTGTATCTTGTGTCCGGCCATCGTGTtgatcattcgatcgatgttaggcaaagggaaaaaATCCTTTGGACATGCCTTGTTtagatccttatagtctacacacacctcagtttatttccttttttaggaactacctttatgttagctaaccaatccgggtatttaacttcccgtaTGGAACCTATTTTCAGATGTTTGGATATCTCGTTCTTGAAGAATGCGTGTTTAATCTCGGACTGTGGCCTTCTCTTATGCTTAAtcggatggaacttcggatccaggcTTAAAttatgagtggttacctccgTTGGGATCCTTTTCATGtctagatgggaccaggcaaaacaataggtgttagctttaagaaaatcaataagttttttcctaagctcgagGGTTAACCCCGTGcacaggtatacctttcgatccgataggtgctcgatcaatataacttCCTCCAACTCCTCAATCGTTGATTTTCTGGCGTCAGTTTCATCGGGTGTTATGAATGATATCGGGACACTGTAATCATCCTCATTGTCTGCTCTGTGCTATTTTTTGTTTTTCCAGTGCGACTGAGGCCGACATCGTTGATTACTATTTAGTTTCTTCTTTTTTGACCGGCTCCACACTTTTTGATGTTGAAACCGTTGGCACCGGGATCACTTCATCGACAATGAACACTTCCCTTGTGGCTAGCTATTCTCCATACACCGTTTCGACTCCTCCCGGAGTGGGAAATTTCAGCACCTGGTAAGGTTGAAggcactgccctcatattgtggaccAACGGCCTTCCGAAAAaagcgttatacctcatatccccttcgatcatgtagaactttgtttcttgggtgGTCGTGGCACTGTTTACCGGTAAACTTGTCTCACCTTTCGTGCtttcgcatgccatgttaaatccatTCAATATCCAAACCGCCAGTATGATTTTATCTAGAACCGCAGTTGCGCTATGAACCTCGATTttatgatgttggctgagctacctggatcaattaacacacgtttaacccaAGATTTATTGATcagtatagatattaccagtgtaTCATTCTGAGGTTGTATGATGCCCTCTACGTCTTCGTCGCTGAATGAGATAGTTCATTCTAAGACATAATCTCGGGTGCAATTTTCTCTCATGATAGACACTTTAGTGTAATTTATCATCGGCCTTTGGGGGACATCGATtcccccaatgatcatgttgatcaaGTGCTAAGGTTCCTCTGGCTCAACCTGTTTTTTGGCATACCTGTTTCTGAAGTGGGTTTTGGCTCGCTTGCTTAGGAATTCTCGAAGGCTCCCATTATTGAACAATCGAGGAACTTCTTTTCTTAACGGTCGGCAATCTCCGGCCCGATGACCGTGAGTACCGTGGTAATTACACATCAAATTAGGGGCCCTCTGTGCAGGGTCGGACTGTAATGGCCGACTCTATACTAGTAGGGTCCACGTTTAAATTATACTCTGAAATCATTAAGCCCGACCACTCGATCCTTGATCTTTTCTCTTCTCGTTCATTGTCGGGTGGCGCCGGGATCTGTTTCCCCTCTAATCCGCGCTTTATGGATGATATCGATCTCTTACCGGTCTTACCTCCTACTCAATGGTTCTCTTAGATCTGTTGTCGGCTCTGATGTGGTAAACAGATCCTGAAAGAGCAGCGAGTTGGTCGTCTTCGACCGTGATCTTACATTGATATCTAATGTGGACGTTGGCCTAGGGGACCACTGGGTAAACCACCAAGTTTTGTTTCAGCTGTTGAAAAGCCAAGGAACATTGGGGGTTGAGCCCTTGAGTGCTTGAATTTCCCAATCCTCCACGACCGGTGGCAGATCCATTAGTTCCATCTGGAATATCGACATGAACTCCCTAAGCATCTcatgataccatatcattactCGCTTGGACAAGGTTTCCCTAAACATTTTCAACAACATCgactcgatttcatcgtcttctaagtTGTTCCCTTTGAtcgcacatgtataggaggttacatgctcatttggatctgtGGTCCCGTTATACTTAGGAATGTCAGGAATTCGAAACCTCTTCGAGATTCGCTTCGGTGCTGCGCTCGGGGGAAAAATCTTTTGAATAAACTTTTTAGAGTTCtgtcccttcaatatcggtggtgctcctggtatctgatcaaccctggagttgtacGTTTCCACCTTTTTTTCGTTAGGCTCAATTTTTTTCTCGCCTGATTCCACCCGTTTTGTCAATGCTTCGAGCATCTTCATCACCTCGGAAGTCTACCCGAGTCTGAACTCACCAGTTCCACGACAACTTGTTCGTCCATACGAGTATTTTCCCGGGACTGTTCGAGTTCGACACTATTAGGGGCATGGCTTTGGTCCTGCAATGGTGCTATTGATGCTTGTTGATCCTACAACATTTTGAAGATCAACAGCAGGCTCACCCCATCACCTTCACCGTCGGGCGCTTCTCGAGCCGCAGGCTGGGGTCCCccgtgaatgctattttcaggatCGGTTGTGATCAACATGAGTGTAACAATCCAgacagtcgttttgagtatttgtattccgttcagctatttgaagtcttgagtagtattgtaggatgtattatgacttatgtgaattgacGGTTTTGGTTTTATGTTATtcgaaatttatttggaagaatgattctcaactaagaagccttaagttagaagagttgactaaTTTTGACTTTAGAGTATTTGACCCAGGattagagttttgatagtttcgttaagtctggatggtaattttggacacgggcatatgcctggatttgcatttggatatttctaggtttcgacactaattggcgaaagttgtaaatctgaaggtttggaaagttcataagtttgactgagagttgacttggATGATATCGGGTTGGGATTGTTGTTCCGGGAATtgatttgttatgtcatttgggacttgtgcacaaaatttgagcccatttcgggttgatttgatatgtttcggcacgagttttgaaaattgaaagattcaaagttcattaagtttgatttgaggtgcgattcttagttttgacgttgtttgatgtgatttgaggcctcgagtaggtccgtgttatgttataggacttgttggtatattcgaaagGGGTCCCGAGTGGATCGGATGAGTTTTAGACGAGGTTCAGATCGTTTGGATCATTCTTGGTTAAGGCTGAGGGCAGGTCTATTCTGGTGCAACCGC
The DNA window shown above is from Nicotiana tomentosiformis chromosome 8, ASM39032v3, whole genome shotgun sequence and carries:
- the LOC138898053 gene encoding uncharacterized protein, with protein sequence MFEAKNERLHVVTNDTTLLVQEKIDLIDQLRAEMNEVKTKTKALRGRMDLLASKKKATKEELASVKDQLRVANNKADKLSRLNDELRAQLRSAISERDDLGREYSALKFKLEATSINSSEVEYKIDVEIAKARLRTKTKYVKRLSPRKTVEEIQAQDFDLSAKIEEAMRLEAEVKELYEPEVLDGSDDSGAESSSGEDQAEMP